Proteins co-encoded in one Chlamydiota bacterium genomic window:
- a CDS encoding NADH-quinone oxidoreductase subunit H, which translates to MLVKIVLTLIVIMGALNLAGFLTWVERKQSAVIQDRIGANRARIFGLRLLGLFHPLADMIKLIMKEDFTPRLGHKTLHMLAPFISVFFALIAFAAIPIGDHLMLWGHPVSLQVSNMNVGLLYIFAVMSMGVYGVFLAGFSSNNNYSFLGGLRASSQMISYEITMGVSLIGIIMIYGSLNLQDLVQAQGHYWLSWIPQWGIFVQPVGFLLFMTAAMAETKRAPFDLPEGESEIIGYFVEYSGMKFGMFMLSDFLETVLAAALLATLFFGGWQIPYLFSDGFHFPWGGVWLIPQTGVALLGVLSFSLKIIFFCWFLMMVRWTLPRFRYDQLMRLGWKMMLPLALMNILVTGLIMVLLKEFIL; encoded by the coding sequence ATTCTTGTGAAAATAGTTCTAACGTTGATCGTTATCATGGGAGCGCTTAACTTGGCGGGTTTCTTAACTTGGGTAGAGCGTAAGCAGAGTGCTGTCATCCAGGACCGTATTGGGGCTAATCGAGCAAGGATTTTTGGGCTTCGTCTTTTAGGTTTATTCCATCCCCTTGCAGATATGATTAAACTGATTATGAAGGAAGATTTTACTCCTCGATTGGGTCATAAAACTCTTCACATGCTGGCTCCTTTTATCTCTGTTTTTTTTGCCCTTATTGCTTTTGCAGCGATTCCCATTGGAGATCATTTGATGCTTTGGGGACATCCTGTTTCCCTACAAGTTTCAAACATGAATGTTGGGCTTCTTTATATTTTTGCAGTCATGTCGATGGGGGTCTATGGAGTTTTCCTTGCAGGCTTTTCTTCTAATAATAATTACTCTTTTTTGGGGGGACTTCGAGCCTCTTCTCAAATGATTTCTTATGAAATTACCATGGGTGTTTCTCTGATCGGGATTATTATGATCTATGGCTCTCTTAATTTACAAGATTTGGTTCAGGCCCAAGGGCATTATTGGTTGAGTTGGATTCCTCAGTGGGGAATTTTTGTTCAGCCAGTGGGGTTTCTGCTCTTCATGACAGCAGCGATGGCTGAGACCAAGCGAGCCCCATTTGATTTACCCGAAGGAGAGTCAGAAATCATTGGTTATTTTGTTGAATACAGTGGAATGAAATTTGGAATGTTTATGCTCTCGGATTTTCTTGAAACAGTGTTAGCGGCAGCTCTTTTAGCAACTTTATTTTTTGGAGGCTGGCAAATCCCTTATCTTTTTTCTGATGGATTCCATTTCCCTTGGGGAGGGGTCTGGCTTATTCCACAGACCGGAGTAGCTCTTTTAGGGGTCTTATCGTTTTCTCTTAAGATTATTTTCTTTTGTTGGTTTTTGATGATGGTCAGGTGGACTTTGCCACGCTTTCGGTATGATCAGTTGATGCGCTTAGGATGGAAAATGATGCTGCCATTGGCGCTTATGAATATACTTGTTACAGGATTAATAATGGTTTTGTTAAAGGAATTCATCTTGTGA
- the nuoF gene encoding NADH-quinone oxidoreductase subunit NuoF — MSACPKILSQHFDVPNAHKIEVYCSRGGYTSARKVLTEMGAEQVIEEVKKSNLRGLGGAGFPTGMKWGFIPRQSKKPCYVVINADEGEPGTFKDRYILCLDPHALIEGVIIACFAVKSHKAFIYIRGEYVEPVRIFRGAVEEAYEKGFLGKGIFGTDYSLDLIIHVGAGAYICGEETALLDSLEGKKGFPRLKPPFPAVKGLFNSPTVINNVETLACVPHIINKGAEWFSKLGCEKNGGTRLYSVSGHVKKPGLYELPLGTSLKEIIYEHAGGIRQDLILKAVIPGGISSSILKANEIDIRMDFNSLAAAGTMLGSAGIMVMDETTCMVKALLVATRFFAHESCGQCSPCREGTGWILKIVERIWEGKGRPQDLDNLIDISQNIEGNTICAFGDAAASPVISYIKKFRGEFEHHIKTGSCDLVEAALK; from the coding sequence ATGAGCGCTTGCCCTAAAATTTTATCACAGCATTTTGATGTTCCCAATGCCCATAAAATCGAGGTTTATTGCTCTCGAGGAGGCTATACATCTGCACGAAAAGTTTTGACCGAGATGGGCGCTGAACAGGTGATTGAAGAGGTCAAAAAATCTAATCTTCGCGGGCTAGGTGGGGCAGGATTTCCAACGGGAATGAAATGGGGATTTATCCCGAGGCAATCAAAGAAACCTTGCTATGTGGTTATCAATGCAGATGAAGGGGAGCCTGGAACATTCAAAGACCGCTATATCCTTTGTTTGGATCCACATGCCTTAATCGAAGGAGTTATTATTGCCTGTTTTGCAGTGAAATCTCATAAGGCCTTTATTTATATTCGAGGGGAATATGTGGAGCCGGTGCGAATTTTTAGGGGAGCGGTCGAAGAGGCTTATGAAAAAGGATTTCTTGGAAAGGGGATTTTTGGAACAGATTATTCTCTAGATTTAATTATTCATGTGGGAGCGGGGGCCTATATTTGTGGGGAGGAAACAGCTCTTTTAGATTCTTTAGAGGGAAAAAAAGGGTTTCCAAGACTGAAGCCTCCGTTTCCAGCGGTTAAGGGACTTTTTAATTCTCCAACGGTGATTAACAATGTTGAGACCTTGGCCTGTGTTCCTCATATCATTAACAAAGGTGCTGAGTGGTTTTCAAAATTAGGATGTGAAAAAAATGGGGGAACGCGTCTTTATAGCGTGAGTGGGCATGTAAAAAAGCCAGGCCTTTATGAACTTCCTCTGGGTACTTCTTTGAAAGAGATTATTTATGAACATGCAGGAGGCATTCGACAGGACTTAATATTAAAGGCGGTGATTCCAGGTGGGATTTCCTCTTCCATTTTAAAGGCCAATGAGATTGATATTCGGATGGATTTTAATTCTTTGGCTGCTGCAGGAACCATGCTGGGTTCTGCTGGAATTATGGTCATGGATGAGACGACTTGTATGGTCAAAGCACTTCTCGTCGCCACACGTTTTTTTGCCCATGAATCTTGTGGACAATGTAGCCCTTGTCGAGAAGGAACGGGTTGGATTTTAAAGATTGTAGAAAGAATTTGGGAAGGGAAAGGTCGTCCTCAAGATTTAGATAATTTAATAGATATTAGTCAAAATATTGAAGGAAATACCATTTGCGCTTTTGGAGACGCAGCCGCGTCTCCTGTCATCAGCTACATTAAAAAATTTCGAGGAGAATTTGAGCATCATATAAAAACGGGTTCTTGTGATTTAGTAGAAGCAGCACTTAAATAA
- a CDS encoding NADH-quinone oxidoreductase subunit A, with protein MEYASLLIVFAFSGFIAFTLLTLASLLGPKRITKVKSEPFECGFEPMTLPRGRFGVKFYLVAMLFIIFDVELVFLFPWAVIFKSLGLLGLMEMVAFLAVVVVGLVYAWRKGALEWE; from the coding sequence ATGGAATATGCAAGTTTATTGATTGTTTTTGCTTTTTCAGGATTTATTGCTTTTACCCTTTTGACTTTAGCCAGCCTTTTAGGACCCAAAAGGATTACTAAAGTTAAAAGTGAACCTTTTGAATGTGGTTTTGAACCGATGACTTTACCTCGGGGGAGATTTGGGGTGAAGTTTTATTTAGTGGCCATGCTGTTTATCATTTTTGATGTGGAATTGGTGTTTTTATTTCCGTGGGCGGTTATTTTTAAGAGTTTAGGATTATTAGGATTAATGGAGATGGTTGCTTTTTTAGCCGTGGTCGTGGTGGGGCTCGTTTATGCTTGGCGTAAAGGGGCGTTGGAGTGGGAGTAA
- a CDS encoding (2Fe-2S)-binding protein: MPTLKIDGKDIAVPAGTSIIEAAKKAGTFIPHYCYHPGLSVAGNCRMCLVEVEKSPKLQISCFIPVADGMVVHTENDRVKEAREAVLEFLLVNHPLDCPVCDQSGECELQNYYMNYGLYESRLFEDKVKKEKVVPIGPTVMLDGERCVLCSRCVRFCDEVTGTHEMGIVNRGDHAEITVAPGKELDNAYSGNTVDICPVGALTDRDFRFKCRVWFLEKTSSICPGCSRGCNIEIHWNKERPYQTPNERVMRLKPRVNPEVNQWWICDEGRYNYHFIDQNRVLYPMKNNGKDLVQASWQEVMEEGSWVMKELQNTAVIVSTDVTLEDLWIAKELFIHKLGIQTIAYLPTKKSGEEDHLLRKSDKTPNTKGAQALGFEAKANEIFSLAEAGKIKTLILFGHNLIDLLGKERAQKIAEKVDSMVWIGSNQHEGMNLAKWIIPSSVYAEKDGTFMNYEGRVQRIFKAFPALGESKAEWQILKEWAQHIGINLPYENSSVIFEKMVQAESAFNGMSYQKLGEEGVLLNDSKDEGRGTMDDGRKKHVL, translated from the coding sequence ATGCCAACACTCAAAATTGATGGAAAAGATATCGCAGTCCCAGCAGGAACTTCTATTATTGAAGCTGCGAAAAAGGCAGGGACGTTTATTCCTCATTATTGCTACCATCCAGGGCTTTCTGTGGCTGGAAATTGCCGCATGTGTTTGGTTGAGGTGGAAAAATCTCCAAAATTGCAAATTTCGTGTTTTATACCTGTCGCTGACGGCATGGTGGTTCATACCGAAAATGATAGAGTCAAAGAAGCCCGAGAGGCCGTTTTAGAATTTCTTTTGGTGAATCATCCCCTGGATTGTCCTGTGTGCGATCAGTCTGGAGAATGCGAGCTTCAAAATTATTATATGAATTATGGCCTTTATGAAAGCCGACTTTTTGAAGATAAGGTCAAAAAAGAAAAAGTAGTCCCCATTGGCCCCACGGTGATGTTGGACGGCGAGCGATGTGTTTTATGTTCTCGGTGTGTGAGATTTTGTGATGAGGTGACTGGAACCCATGAGATGGGGATTGTCAATCGTGGAGATCATGCTGAAATTACGGTGGCTCCTGGCAAAGAGTTAGATAATGCTTATTCAGGAAATACCGTTGATATTTGTCCTGTCGGTGCCCTAACGGATCGGGACTTTCGCTTTAAGTGTAGGGTTTGGTTTTTAGAAAAGACGTCCTCCATTTGTCCAGGATGCAGTCGGGGATGTAATATCGAAATTCATTGGAATAAAGAAAGACCTTACCAGACCCCTAACGAACGTGTGATGAGGCTTAAACCACGCGTTAATCCTGAAGTGAATCAGTGGTGGATTTGTGATGAGGGGCGTTATAATTATCATTTTATTGATCAGAATCGGGTTTTATATCCGATGAAGAACAATGGAAAAGATTTGGTTCAAGCCTCATGGCAAGAAGTGATGGAAGAGGGTTCTTGGGTTATGAAAGAGCTTCAAAATACAGCTGTGATTGTATCAACGGATGTGACCCTTGAGGATTTATGGATAGCAAAAGAATTATTTATTCATAAGCTTGGGATTCAGACGATCGCCTATCTTCCAACAAAGAAGTCTGGAGAAGAAGATCATTTGCTGAGAAAGTCGGATAAAACGCCTAATACGAAAGGGGCTCAAGCCCTGGGCTTTGAAGCTAAGGCGAATGAGATTTTTTCATTAGCAGAAGCTGGAAAAATCAAAACATTGATTCTTTTCGGTCACAATTTAATCGATCTTTTGGGAAAGGAAAGAGCTCAAAAAATTGCTGAAAAAGTAGATTCAATGGTATGGATTGGTTCTAATCAACATGAAGGGATGAATTTAGCAAAATGGATTATTCCCTCTTCAGTTTATGCTGAAAAAGATGGAACGTTCATGAACTATGAGGGTAGGGTCCAAAGGATTTTTAAGGCATTTCCTGCCTTGGGCGAGTCTAAGGCCGAGTGGCAGATTTTAAAAGAATGGGCTCAACATATTGGAATCAATTTGCCTTATGAGAATTCTTCCGTCATTTTTGAAAAAATGGTTCAGGCGGAATCTGCTTTTAATGGGATGAGTTATCAAAAATTAGGGGAAGAAGGAGTGCTGTTGAACGATTCGAAGGACGAAGGGCGAGGGACGATGGACGATGGACGGAAAAAACATGTGCTTTGA
- a CDS encoding aldo/keto reductase, which translates to MKSESFATPQGTENFRKRFEGKTSPEHFRNDSLLSNSLYLSSLGLGTYLGDPDDETDNQVEKMARLAVQSGVNVIDTAINYRYQRAERSIGRSLHQMFTQDKINRNEIVISTKGGFIPFNGKEPETPDLYIQKNLIDTELAFEEEIVAGCHCISPSYLQSQINQSLVNLHLSTIDIYYVHNPETQLREVSRNQFYKRIQAAFKLLEENVAQGKIRCYGTATWTGFLANPKTKDYLSLKDLIQIAHDVGGTQHHFKAIQLPYNLAMPEALLHRNQELNGQWVSLLTAAQNQGFIVMSSASLLQGRLAETLPEAVHHLFKGLKTPAQKSIQFVRSTPGITTALVGMKSQAHLKENTETLQHELEPESITSVFEN; encoded by the coding sequence ATGAAGAGCGAATCATTTGCTACACCCCAAGGAACAGAGAATTTTCGAAAACGATTTGAGGGAAAAACTTCCCCAGAACATTTTCGAAATGATTCCCTTTTATCAAATTCATTATACCTTTCCTCTTTAGGGCTAGGAACTTATCTTGGGGATCCCGATGATGAGACTGACAACCAAGTCGAAAAAATGGCTCGGCTGGCCGTTCAAAGTGGAGTCAACGTGATCGACACTGCCATCAATTATCGCTATCAAAGAGCGGAACGCTCCATTGGACGATCCCTCCATCAGATGTTCACCCAAGACAAAATTAACAGAAATGAAATTGTGATTTCTACCAAAGGTGGATTTATCCCTTTTAATGGAAAAGAGCCTGAGACTCCTGATCTTTATATTCAAAAAAATCTCATCGACACTGAGCTTGCCTTTGAAGAGGAAATTGTTGCGGGATGCCACTGCATCAGTCCCTCTTATCTCCAAAGCCAGATTAATCAAAGTCTTGTGAACCTCCATCTGTCAACTATCGACATCTATTATGTCCATAATCCTGAAACTCAATTAAGAGAAGTTTCGAGGAATCAATTTTACAAAAGAATTCAAGCCGCCTTTAAACTTTTGGAAGAAAATGTTGCTCAAGGAAAAATTCGCTGCTATGGAACAGCGACATGGACCGGTTTTTTAGCTAATCCTAAAACGAAAGATTACTTAAGTCTAAAAGATTTGATCCAAATTGCCCATGACGTAGGGGGAACTCAACACCACTTTAAGGCGATTCAACTTCCCTACAATCTTGCGATGCCCGAAGCGCTACTCCATCGAAATCAAGAATTAAATGGCCAATGGGTTTCTCTTCTTACGGCCGCCCAAAACCAGGGATTCATCGTCATGTCTAGCGCCTCTCTCTTACAAGGCCGGCTGGCGGAAACCCTGCCTGAAGCCGTTCATCATTTATTTAAAGGGCTTAAAACGCCTGCTCAGAAATCGATTCAATTTGTGCGCTCCACCCCTGGGATTACAACAGCCTTGGTTGGAATGAAAAGTCAAGCACACCTGAAGGAAAACACTGAAACCCTTCAGCACGAGCTTGAACCCGAATCCATTACCAGCGTATTTGAAAATTAA
- a CDS encoding NAD(P)H-dependent oxidoreductase subunit E yields the protein MIKNSDFTYQYKLELEQIMSQYETKRAALLPVLNLAQEKYGSLSPEIEKAAAEYLDLPLMQVREVVSFYTLYHTKLKGKYHFQVCRNMSCHLLGCEEIIEYLKTRLSIDVGEDSEDGRFSLSTVECLGACEIAPMMQLNDRYIGPLTKESMDEILSKILSEQKI from the coding sequence ATGATCAAAAATTCAGATTTTACATACCAATATAAACTTGAGTTAGAACAAATTATGTCTCAGTATGAGACCAAGCGGGCAGCTCTTTTGCCTGTTTTGAATTTGGCTCAAGAGAAATATGGCTCTCTTTCTCCTGAAATTGAGAAGGCCGCCGCAGAATATTTAGATCTTCCTTTGATGCAGGTGAGGGAGGTTGTGAGTTTCTATACCCTTTATCATACGAAATTAAAAGGGAAGTATCATTTTCAAGTCTGTCGTAACATGAGTTGTCATTTATTAGGTTGTGAAGAAATAATCGAATATTTAAAGACTCGATTGAGTATCGATGTAGGTGAAGATTCCGAGGATGGAAGATTTAGTTTGTCAACCGTTGAGTGTTTAGGGGCTTGTGAAATAGCACCGATGATGCAATTGAATGATCGCTATATCGGGCCTTTGACGAAAGAATCGATGGATGAGATTTTAAGTAAGATTTTGAGCGAGCAAAAAATATGA
- a CDS encoding NADH-quinone oxidoreductase subunit I, translated as MENDAAIGAYEYTCYRINNGFVKGIHLVNRKELTFLERIYIFEAFKGILITSTHFFKNIFLHTAHLLGFLKGQSAAVTIQYPDEKREYAPRLRTRHRLVQREDGSPRCVACMLCETVCPAKCIYIIAGEDPDPNIEKVAKKFDIDLGKCVYCGFCVEVCPEDAIRMDTQIMDIAAYSREEMLLDMDELLHPGSRKNG; from the coding sequence ATGGAAAATGATGCTGCCATTGGCGCTTATGAATATACTTGTTACAGGATTAATAATGGTTTTGTTAAAGGAATTCATCTTGTGAATCGCAAAGAACTTACATTCTTAGAACGCATTTATATCTTTGAAGCATTTAAGGGAATTTTAATCACCTCGACCCATTTTTTCAAAAATATTTTCTTACACACAGCACATCTTTTAGGTTTCTTGAAGGGTCAATCAGCCGCTGTGACGATTCAATATCCCGATGAGAAAAGGGAGTATGCCCCTCGATTAAGAACCCGCCATCGATTGGTGCAAAGGGAAGATGGGAGCCCTCGGTGTGTCGCTTGTATGCTATGTGAGACCGTTTGTCCCGCCAAATGCATTTACATTATTGCTGGGGAAGATCCCGATCCTAATATAGAGAAAGTAGCAAAGAAATTTGACATTGATTTAGGTAAATGTGTTTATTGTGGATTTTGTGTGGAAGTTTGTCCTGAAGATGCGATTCGCATGGATACTCAAATCATGGATATTGCTGCTTACAGCCGAGAAGAAATGCTTTTGGATATGGATGAGCTCTTACATCCTGGAAGCAGGAAAAATGGGTGA
- the nuoB gene encoding NADH-quinone oxidoreductase subunit NuoB, translated as MSILNSVTGFFTSKLEEAIGWARKYSIFQYPFVTACCGMEYMATATSHYDMDRFGAGLVRFSPRQSDVLFVVGTISQKMAPVLKKIYDQMCEPKWVVAFGVCTCTGGFYDNYATVMGIDTIIPVDVYIPGCPPRPENVLDGLMKLQEKIQRQKQAV; from the coding sequence ATGAGTATTCTTAATTCAGTGACTGGTTTTTTTACTTCCAAGCTTGAAGAAGCCATTGGTTGGGCACGCAAGTATTCTATTTTTCAATATCCTTTTGTCACGGCTTGTTGTGGGATGGAATACATGGCAACAGCTACCTCGCATTATGATATGGACCGCTTCGGAGCGGGTCTTGTGCGTTTTTCTCCACGCCAGTCGGATGTGCTTTTTGTGGTCGGGACGATCAGTCAGAAAATGGCCCCTGTTTTAAAAAAAATTTATGATCAGATGTGTGAGCCTAAATGGGTGGTCGCTTTTGGGGTTTGTACGTGTACGGGTGGTTTTTATGATAATTATGCGACGGTGATGGGAATTGATACGATTATTCCTGTAGATGTTTATATTCCAGGCTGCCCGCCGAGGCCAGAAAATGTGTTGGATGGGCTCATGAAGCTGCAAGAGAAGATACAAAGGCAGAAACAAGCAGTGTAA
- a CDS encoding NADH-quinone oxidoreductase subunit C, whose translation MDILGQLKSKFSEYVTDAHSQWGDQTVLIKKEGLLPLVSFLKDDSSLDFNFLMDLTAVDYLGRENLARFEVVYHFYSLQFNHRIRVKALVPEIDCAIDSVVSLYPGANWYEREVWDMFGIKFNGHPNLKRILMYEPFEGHPLRKDYPVNKRQPLMSGSAR comes from the coding sequence ATGGACATTCTAGGCCAATTAAAATCAAAGTTTTCAGAGTATGTGACAGACGCCCATTCTCAATGGGGTGATCAAACTGTCCTCATTAAAAAAGAAGGGCTTTTGCCACTCGTTTCCTTTCTCAAAGATGATTCATCTCTTGATTTTAATTTTTTGATGGATTTGACGGCGGTTGATTATTTGGGAAGAGAGAATCTCGCCCGTTTTGAAGTGGTGTATCATTTTTACTCTCTTCAGTTTAATCATAGAATTCGTGTGAAGGCCCTGGTTCCTGAAATCGATTGCGCTATAGATTCGGTGGTATCCCTTTATCCAGGGGCGAATTGGTATGAGCGAGAGGTTTGGGATATGTTTGGGATTAAATTTAATGGACATCCCAATTTAAAAAGAATTTTGATGTATGAGCCTTTTGAAGGCCATCCCCTTCGTAAAGACTACCCCGTCAATAAAAGACAGCCCTTGATGAGTGGTTCTGCACGATGA